In a genomic window of Acidobacteriota bacterium:
- a CDS encoding ATP-binding protein — protein MAAGTLTFKMEEGDPHAPVSQAIESMRPLFEKKGLKLAFERSVEKRTAYFDTRRVEQVVSNLLNNALKYTPKGGKVSVAMSDVDYSGGQEYIKISVSDNGSGIPPGLRDKIFDRFKLMGSQEIREADGLGLGLPLSKFIVENLGGKIWAESEEGKGTTFHFTIPCFRKEALES, from the coding sequence AATGGAAGAAGGAGACCCTCATGCACCGGTCTCGCAGGCGATCGAATCGATGAGACCACTCTTTGAAAAAAAGGGACTCAAGCTGGCTTTCGAAAGGAGCGTTGAAAAGAGGACCGCCTACTTCGACACGAGGAGGGTAGAACAGGTCGTCAGCAACCTTCTGAACAATGCCCTTAAATACACGCCAAAAGGAGGAAAGGTTTCCGTCGCCATGTCTGATGTTGATTACAGCGGCGGGCAAGAGTATATCAAAATATCGGTCTCGGACAACGGTTCTGGGATCCCACCCGGCCTCAGGGATAAGATCTTCGACCGCTTCAAGCTGATGGGGAGCCAGGAGATCAGAGAGGCGGACGGGCTCGGCCTCGGGCTACCCCTTTCCAAATTTATCGTGGAGAATCTCGGCGGGAAGATCTGGGCAGAAAGCGAGGAAGGAAAGGGGACGACCTTCCATTTCACTATCCCGTGTTTTAGAAAGGAAGCTCTTGAAAGCTAA